atggactggagaccaagttgtgaccccgcctttaGCCCTACatctgctgggattggcaccagtgaccttgcgaccctcatgtggaggataaaacggtaatagacaaatgaatgaatgaatgacaaagtTTTCTTTGCAAATTCAAAGGTTTAATTTGCAAATCAATATTTtcctttgcaaaatcaaaagtTTTGCATCTAAATTCAAAAGGATTTCTTTGTAAATCCAAGTTTTCTTTGCAAATTCAATGGTTTTCTTTGTGAATCCCAAACTTTTGCTTTCAAAACCATAGTTTGCTTGCACATTAAAGACACTTAATACACTATGACTACACCATGTGGTTAAGGTGAACTTTAAACATCTTAAGTTGCTGTGGCGCCCCCTGTTGTCCACTGGTCCATGAGAAATATGACAGCTAGGAACCCATTTAACAGATAATAACCTTTATTATTTGCTTTTCTACATTTCCTccatcatatttttttgttcacaatCTTTAACAACATACATAATAGGCAGCGTgtacatgttttagcaggaaaggTGTCCTTGTTTACATAAATAATAGCTGTTCATGTCAGTTCATGTGAGCTTTTTGCCTAGCAGACATATTAATAGGCTGCTAGAAAAGGCACAGATgtaaataatgatattaattatGGCTGCGTTCCATTTTGCTTTCTCACTTCCAGGTTGCATCCTgggtcacactgtcctgactgaCATGAACTGAACACAGATCACCTGTGCTcttcatgtcaaaatggctgctgataAAAGGTTTCCTTTACTCAAAAATAGTcagtatttaattattttatcatCTTTCGCTGAATAAAtaccaaacattttaaaattctcCACTTCAAACTGCAGCTTGAGCGTGAATAACAGTGTTGGCCAATCAGAGGCGAGTGAGGCTGACACATGACACCTCAGGTGTGACGCCATTAGCTCCGCCCTCATAGGCCACGCCCTCTTCAGTGGTAGCGAGCTGGTGTGGTTTAAGTTTACCTGAGAGAGAATCAGAGGGAGAGGACAAAGCAGCGCGAACACGTCCACTTCAGTCGTTATTGAATGTAGTCACCGCGGAGTAGTCggtttatttttgtaaagaTGGACGAGGTGTTTTTAAAATCCGCTTTACCTGCCGCTGCGGACTCTTTCATGCTCAACGACACCAGTCTGGCTGTGCCGGCCGAGCTCACTGACAGGTCCTCGGCCAAACCCGATTCAAACGACCGGAGCCTGCGAGTTCACCAGCAGGTCCAGCTCACACTGGCCCGGAAGGCGAAGAGGACTCTGTCTAATGGTGAGGAACAAAAAACTACTCTAAATGATTTAAGTAATGGTTTTCAAAAGTCACACAACGACACACCTCATTTATAGAGTGTCATAAAGGGTTCACACTGGGCCATTCACTGCTCCCCCTTTCTCTATTGACAACAAAGAATAACAGTTATCTCTCTtagaaacatgtatttttaaatatttaatcattaACAGTATATTAATATTGTGAATAAAAGTGTTAGAATGAAGGAACAACACTATTAAACAATAGTTACCTgcacgtttgtttgtttctagCCTTTTCTCGTTGTTTTAAGCAGCTTAACCAAAGACAAATTCAGTATTTTAGTCATATAATCtaactaaaatatatataatatgtatatgtaatattttcatTAGAAGAAGTGACGACTCACTCTATAccactttctctttttaaaaaaggcctTGAGTCACACTAGGTACACACACTAGATACTAGAAgttgagtatctactgatactaaACTGGGCCCTATGTACCGCTaggtccatggttctcaaactgtggtgcgtgtaccaccagtggtacacaagcttcctctggtggtacttggaggaaaatccaaaaaataccattctactgtatataccaatTTGGACCacagtgcgtagaaaatgaaacaaaaaacgTATCTCTCACTcctgtgaggaagaggaggatgatgagagggcaaattatcttttattatctgcctcctgtgaaaagtccactGCTGACTTTACTCGACCTAACTTGATTGATGATTATGGTGTTATTTTGAGAACTTTTGGTTGGAAAAGTTTACTGCTTTAGATCGAAATGTACTCACTATAAAAGAGCACACAGAGCCTTTATACCAAAGAAAGCAATAAAAGACATGCTTATAACAATGCTTTTAGCTTTACTGATACTGTATTAGTGAAAAGTCAGCaaaccctcttaaatgtgacacactggagcttttaaAGTACTAAACTGTTAATAACACGTGCACTGCTGAGTATTGTATTTACCATCGTATTTGCACACAGCTGATGTGATGGGCACTGTATTGTGGCAGAATTTGTTACTAGTTTGTTATTAGTTACATGATTTataaattgataaaataataaacagcgCTCTTTACATTGTGTGTTTAGCTAAATATTTATGTGACATACAGGGTttttggattagattagattttacttttttttttgcaatatatAATCTAGTTATTTTGACCATTATTGGATAGTAACAGGAATCGCCAAAGACACCCACATATGATATTGTCACGATATATAAGTCACAATACgacattatcacaatattgtgaTTCTGGATGGGAATTGGCCCGATACtcgtcaaaatcactggatctgatatcggacagataaaaatgtaaaattcgaTACAATCCAAAAGTCCTTTATATCGCAAGCAAAACTatacaaaatgcaaaaatgtacataaaaatcTCATCTTTAAAAGGcagatttttttaattgaaatcaAACCTTAGCAAGATCAGATCAATATTTAGATGTTCTCTCGTGTCcaattcattaaaatgtgaagatCCAGAGGGGGATTCCTGACCCTCAGCTGACCTGGACCCAACTTAAGACCGTGGCTTGAGGATGTGCTTTTTGTTAATTGCATACTAATGGACATCTACTATCATTTAGACTACAATAAAGGTCATTTTTGTGACGGGAATGTACGCTGCATAGCAGTTTTCTCGTCCAACAGGTTCCTGCAGTTTCATTCATGCAACTCAAGGCTGATAGTAGCTGACAGAGCTTCAACTTAATATCTCACCTACTTCCTTGATCTATAGTGGTAGGTGTGAGTGATCAACTCCTGTCAGTCGTCCTCtagaaatgacaataataacatttagcTGCGTGAACTCCACAGCAGGACTCGTATGactctgcttcctcctcagtCTGAACAAAAGTGAATGTttatcaaaattaaaaatggttTTGTTAGCAGGTTAatgtgtttgcagatgacacatttatttattcatctgtggatttatcaattgatttttattcattttataataaaataagaatataaaacCCATAATTTATATTGATCTCCCTTATAAATCAACTGCCTACCAATTGCAACACTAACGATTCATATTTTTAGTTATAAAGTGCCAGAAACGTAGAAATCATCTGTTTACAAACAGTAAATCTTCATATTTGAACAAGTGgtaccagaaaaaaaaaaagtttgaaatgaaacaaggTAGATCAATAGATAGataaatgcttttattgtttaatGGAAGTTCCATAGGAGTTCCATTTGAAATGTCACATAAATTACACAAGATATGAAAGTCATTAATACTGTTAATCACcaaagacaacaagacaaatTACTATAAGCCACACTAAACACCTTTTATTTAACTGTGATTTCAATTTTTCTTTCAAGTTTAAGGATGAATTAATGCACAAAAGCGTGTTTTCAGTCTAATCCTTTTAATTGCGGGACCCTGAATCTATGGCTTATTAGAAATCGTTTCAGAATTTAAAGAATGAGCAGGATCTCAGACAGAGAAGTAATTCACCATTGACATGGCAATTATCATCACACTTATATAAATGTGCTACAGTTTGTAAGGCTTAGTGTGGTTGTAAGGGAGTGTGACATGAACCCCAGAGGGAAgataatgacatatttaagtCTTTAGTAACTGACAAACATTAATAATTGTGTTGGATCCTTTTAATCTGCCTCCGCTGCTCCCTTTCTGCCaagcaaacacaacatttagtttacaaaagtgtaaaagtgtgtggttttttttcttttcttttttttttttaagctgccATGATATGAGTCACGCCTTTGACCTGAGGTGGTGTTAGTGTTGCCTTGTGTTCAGATGGTGATGGCGTGAAACTGTACACGCTAACAAAACCTCTTCGACTTGTTTCAGGTGGTGTCCACTTACAGAGAAACACCGCTCAGAGCTTTGATGCTGCAGATGGACTTTTACCAAATACGAAGGCAAGGGGCTTTTTTAGctctttattcatttttacacacacacacacatgcacagctaTCCCTTTAAGGACTCtacattgactttcattcatctGAGCGGCCTAATTATAGTGATATTCCTTACCTTAACCACAAACCTTAACCAAACCACCCCTGCCTTATTAGGAccgttttggtctccatgaggactactagtcctgacaaggtcagtgtttatgccagaaaacaaacaaatgttgctCTCCTGCCTTCTCGTGAACCACAACAGGGTCACACAGACTCACGCTGTGCTTTACATATTCCACACCGTCGTTTGATTACATTCAAATGTCCTGCTGCTGCGTCATATTCACGGCCTCGTCGTGTATCAAAagaaacattgatttattaTATTAGTGGTGGGCTAATATGGGTTTCTCTTTGGCCACTGCTAGCAATCAGTGTAACTGTAACACAtctattttaaagtaaaaataatgtacaaactaaatgataaataaataaaatgggttATCAAAAAATTAAACTTCATTAAATTAGGCCTGAAGCAACTACTCGATTACTCgacaatcgttagttgcagccctacgtCAAATACATTGCTGGGTAAAACTTACCAGCTTTAATCaaatgtctgaaaataaaaatgtgtaaacttaTATGAATGAGTAATAATCAGCAGGTTTGTTAAATTATAATAACTGAATTAACCTCTAGACTTAAATGCATGTGTACAGTGTATTCCTGTGTAATATTGAGTATTCTactatgtaaatgtaaagttcTTTCAGAGGAGATTTAcataataaatgtcatttagccACAGCATGTTAAAGTgaagcttgtgtttttgttgtcttttgacAGGTGAATGGATTCACCTTCACCAACCGCTCTCTATCAAACAGCCGTGTGCGCAGACCCTCCAGGAGGGTGGAGGTGTCTCCACCGCCGAGCCCCGGGTTTCCTCGCAGCCGCTTCAATTACAGCACCCTCCGCTTTGGGACGTACACACACCCGGGACCCACTCAGCCGCAGATGACGGGGACTCTGCACGACCGCACGTTCGCGTCCGACTCGTTTCTGCGCTACGCCTTCTCAGAGGCGCCTCGAGGAACTCGGCCGCACGCGTCCACGCCTACACATGGGAGCTTCCGGCAGAGGTCACTGAGGcagacggcggcggcggcaccTCCCCCCGTGTTTGCAAACAAAGCATTTCAGCGGAGTGGCGGTGATTATGGCTCGCACTTGAGCCACAACCGGACTTCGTTCAAACAGGAGAGAAGTGGTGATGTGATGCTCGGTGCTGTGCAGCCTGATGAAGGTCTGTCCTGGTTGACTCACGTCAGGAGAAATGCACACGGGCTCCACAGACTGAACTCGTACCCGCCCTCTGTCACCAGTGTGGACGCGGACGTGAGCCGGCAGATGGAATTAGAACTTCCTTTTCAGCAGATACACAGGCAGAATGTCGCAAATCTGTAAGGTTCACGTgttcacacacttttacacGTTATTGTACTTTATCTCATCCTGGCCCGTGTGTCTGtctccacacaggaagtcagagaACAAGCTTCCAGAGATGACCTTAGAGAGAGCTGTGAGCCTGTTGACCCAGGAGGACGAGGAAACGCTGCTCTATGCAGCGAGCCACATACAGAATCAATGTTTCAAGAGCACCGAAGCAAAAAAGATGGTACGTTTAgtcatactgtatgtaagaGTGTAcatgagtgttgttgttttgttttttttacctcattcATTGTTATAGAGTTTTAcacgacaaacaaaaaaaaattccattCTGACTCTGACTTCATCACTGATATCATTTGTAGTGATGTTGTCACTAAGAATGAGCTGATATGATATCGTATATTAGGGAAACCAAAAAGTAATACCAGATATAACTGAAACAATTTAAACAACTGAAACTctattcatcgattattaaattaatcgtcaactattttgatatttcattattaaaacaagatttctgattgtttcagcttctttaatgtgaatatttcctttgtttctttgctccagataacaaagaaatcattaaaagtgaatcattttgtggacaaaacaaagacatttgagaaagacattattatttaggtttgtttctgacattttatggaccaaacgattactcgattaatcgagaaaaaaccgacagattaatcgatgatgaaaattattgttagttgcagctctagataTAATTTAAAACCCCTAAATGTTGATTTAGCTGTTTATTTAACTGAAAACGGTGTCAAAAATGGAAACTGAATATTTGTTAATCAGTTGGAAGTTTAGTTCTTTTAAAATAGCTGGTTATGTCTCAGTGCTGCATGTtaatgctctgtatttatatagcacacgttaggagcaacgtgggggtgtcttgcccaaggacacgtcggcatgtagactagcggagccgggaatcaaacccacaaacttcgagttgaaagacgactggcTCTACCACTGAGACACCGTCATGCATCAGCATGTTCTTTAAAGCTGATCATATCATGGCTTACATGTCTTCATTTTTATGTctggatgtgtttgtttgtccataATCCGGTcttctatctttctttctttcttccttcctcgTCTCCAGGTGTACTACCTGCGCGGAATCGGAaagctcctgcagctgctccacgTCGACCACGAGGAGGTTCAGCGTGTCGCCGCTGGCGCGCTGCGCAACGTCGTGTACCAGAGCAGTGAGAACAAgatggaggtgaaggagaaCAACGGCTTGGCAACGATTCTAGGTGCACTGAAGAGCAGCCGCGATGTGGAGACCAGACGGCAACTGACTGGTCAGTCCTAGTAATGTCTTGTCTATGTGTAAATATAGAGTAAACTTAAGAAATGAATAATTTTGTATGTTCCTTCACAGGTCTTTTGTGGAATCTCTCCTCTCATGACCTCCTGAAGGAGCGTCTGAGCAAGGACGCCTTATCCGTCCTCACAAAGTCCGTCCTCGTGCCCAGCTCTGGCATTTCTGAAGGCGAGAACCCAAAAGACGAGCTCCTGGCCGACGACGAGGTTTTCCACCATGCCACGGGCTGCCTGCGGTATGCTTCTTTGTTAGAACTAATACAGGGGAGACTCTGTGTGCTTTTGGAGTAAACAGACAGCAGTTGTGCAGTCAGAACAGTCAGCAAGtgccaaaaataaaagacagaaatattCATGctggaaaagggaaaaaaaaaaactaccccTGACTGTTCTGACTCCACATATGAAGGAGCAGATGTCGGAAGTTAAAAGTCCACAGTCACTGTCACGTGCATGATATGGCAGTAATTTTATGGTATTACAAAGAGCGAGAGTTAGCAGAAGGCAGAGCTACAGCGTCAGCCGGTGCCAGGTTGTGTTTTGAGTAAACAGTCTCAGATCAGGGGATAAACTCATATCATCCGTCTGAATTCTGCTGCGTAAAGAAACGCTGTGTGTAGTTCTAAGGCAACCACCAAAGAACTTTTAAAGATTTCTGCTGGGAAAACTCAGGGAAACCTACTCTCTGTTTTCCCTTTTAGAAAAAGCCTTTAATAAAAATTACAGCAGTGGAAAAATATTCTTAATACTCATCACAAGTCTTatgaaaagacatttaaaccaTCAACTAGGGTTTAATGTCAGTAATCGCCTTCCTAGTGACTAAACATTTACCTCACTATCAAAACATCTACGATTTGTCTTTCAActatttggttttattgttgGCCTCTACTTGCCTCTCTGTTGACAAAGCAGAGGAGAATCAGACGCTCCGCTCCCTTGGCAACTAAAGCCAGATGAAAAGAGCCAAACGGCTGAATTATTCATAGAGCGCTCTCTTCTGTCTGCTATGCTGAGCTGAAATCACTCAGTTCTTGCCAGCCTGGTGTTATCAAGTTCTCCTTATCATGTTCTCAGCCCCTGTAAGCTCCCGGAGTCCCTgcagatgaaaaataaaaataaaagatgagctctttttcttttgtaaaactGTCATATTATTGATTTTCCTGGATGCAGCTATTAGCTTGATGACATGCTTAACTCATaatttgaatgtgtgaatgttattCATTGTTGACAGAAGTTACa
The nucleotide sequence above comes from Solea senegalensis isolate Sse05_10M linkage group LG3, IFAPA_SoseM_1, whole genome shotgun sequence. Encoded proteins:
- the pkp2 gene encoding plakophilin-2, with product MDEVFLKSALPAAADSFMLNDTSLAVPAELTDRSSAKPDSNDRSLRVHQQVQLTLARKAKRTLSNGGVHLQRNTAQSFDAADGLLPNTKVNGFTFTNRSLSNSRVRRPSRRVEVSPPPSPGFPRSRFNYSTLRFGTYTHPGPTQPQMTGTLHDRTFASDSFLRYAFSEAPRGTRPHASTPTHGSFRQRSLRQTAAAAPPPVFANKAFQRSGGDYGSHLSHNRTSFKQERSGDVMLGAVQPDEGLSWLTHVRRNAHGLHRLNSYPPSVTSVDADVSRQMELELPFQQIHRQNVANLKSENKLPEMTLERAVSLLTQEDEETLLYAASHIQNQCFKSTEAKKMVYYLRGIGKLLQLLHVDHEEVQRVAAGALRNVVYQSSENKMEVKENNGLATILGALKSSRDVETRRQLTGLLWNLSSHDLLKERLSKDALSVLTKSVLVPSSGISEGENPKDELLADDEVFHHATGCLRNLSSAGPDGRKAMRHCENLIDSLVYYIRGTIADYKTDDKSTENCVCILHNLSYQFEAELPKKYMQDLRESRQNLASDPKSVSCFPNRSAKITEHLERQSPLLEEKANPSGIEWLWSAITIRMYLSLIARSVRHYTQEAAVGALQNITAGKGAVSEAIAFTIVQRENGLQHIRKILREGESDVKRTTISLIKNLSRHEELHPDIVKQVLPELVPLLPNDDTGTDLPSESTACLCHILTYLSQSNSQHVRAVVNHGALPKIINISSKDNGYGPTRAGQAACVLLHTMWRHNDLHGAYKKCGLRKTDFINPRTTKAVNSGRN